The Phyllostomus discolor isolate MPI-MPIP mPhyDis1 chromosome 9, mPhyDis1.pri.v3, whole genome shotgun sequence nucleotide sequence cctccccccaactccaAGCAGACTGTGCTGTCAGCCTCTCGCGCTGAAGCCCAGAAAGGGAGACTGTGTGACCAGGGTCACCCAGAGGTGGAGGCAAGTCCACTCATTTCATTCTGTCCACCCCAAATCCCTCTTCCTCCAAGAACTCCCACTTCCAACCCCCAATTCTATGGCCTGTGGAACCTCAAGTTTAGGGTTTGCCCTCTCTGAGCGTCCTGTCCCCTTGaaagggcagggggcggggaaagCCCGAACACTCATAGCCGGGAGGGTCCATGACCATGTCAGCCTTTCCCCTGTAGTTCCCCTTCCTGGTCCAGGGAACaggccccagtcccagccccagtcccagtCCCAGTCCCAGCTCTAACCCAACTCGCTCAGTGCCCGGACCATTTCTTCTTTTACGAAGGAAGTGCACCAGCCTCCCTGAGGATCCCTCGAGCCAGGCCAACCGCTGACCTCACAGCCCACCAGATCCTGGGGAAAACAATTACCAGGTTTGGAAGGCCCTACCCCAAGActtctcccacccctgccccttgtGAACACAGAAGAATCTAATGACCCAGCccttgaaaaacaaacatttgtgtTTATTAACCAAAGGAAGGGGAGCCAGGGCAGTGCGGACTCCTACCGGTTCCTCCTGTAGTCCACCCATCTCGACCAGGCAGCCCAGGCCTGGAAGGAACAGTGGCTAGAccactcttccctgcccccaccccagggtgagTTCCCAGGGAACCGGGGCCCACGGAGTAAGGAAGAGGAAGTCAGCAAAGGATAGAGGCCAAGGAAGGAAGAACGAAACAGAGCCACTGGGTACACAGGCCCGGTGGAGATGCTCAGTCCTCACTCTCAGCGAGGAGGGCCAAGTGCCCCAAACCCAGGAGAGGAACCAAGCAGAGATACAGTCGTGTCAAAACCCCTACATGTGAGGAATGAGGGGTGGTCCCAGGTCAAGAAGCAGCTCTCTCCAGGGTCAGTCCTTGCTCGATGGATGCTGGCCCAGCCTCCGAGCCTTTGCCTCTAGACCAAGTTCACAAGACGCAGCAGTCTCTGGTCTATCCCAAGCCagggaaagggggcaggagagggcaaGGGGCCACTTGCCTAAGATCTGTCCTGTGCCGAATGCCGAGTCCAGTGGAGGCCTATCCCTCCACCGCTGGAGTCTCCCGCGCTTGACGCAACCCGTACAGCCACTTGATCACCCGGGCATTGCGCTCAACCACCGACACGCCGTAGGGGACGCGCTCCACAGCCCGCTCCTCAACAGTGGCAGAGCTGCGGTGGGAGCAGCCCCCCTCGGAGCTGCCTGGCCCAGCACTGGGCCCAGCCAGAGACACTATGTCTGAGCTGGCCCTCGCCAGGTGGGCCACACCCAACCCCCGTGCCTCCTCTGGATCCAGGCCGCAGAAGTTAAAAAATCGCTCCAGGTCAGCTGCTGCCCGTGAGAAGCACTCACTCAGGTCTGACTTGGAGCGTTGCAAACCTGGGGGCCGAGCTGGACTGGAAGCAGCAGTGCCTGGtgatgggcagggctgggcaggtgaGGTCGGCAGGGGACGGACGTCTACTCGGCGGACTGCAGTAGTACTGGGCGGTGGGCGCGGGGGCGTAGCTGGAGGGTCCTGGCGGGCTCCCTCTGCCCGTCCAGGAGTAAGGCTAGCCTCGGCAGGGGACACGGGGCTATCACACAAGTCAATGAGGTTGCTAAGGATGTCCAGGTCCAGTTGGGGCCGGCGGCCGGGGCCAGGCAAGGCTCGGCGGCTAGAAGTGAGCACAGTGCGGCGAGTCCCTGGGCTGAAAAGCGGCTGCTTGGACAGCAGGGGCTGC carries:
- the FAM110A gene encoding protein FAM110A, whose translation is MPVDKLSAGARDTTALPFRLRTKVPGYLLRRPVDGGARKPSAVERLEADKAKYVKSLHVANTRQEPVQPLLSKQPLFSPGTRRTVLTSSRRALPGPGRRPQLDLDILSNLIDLCDSPVSPAEASLTPGRAEGARQDPPATPPRPPPSTTAVRRVDVRPLPTSPAQPCPSPGTAASSPARPPGLQRSKSDLSECFSRAAADLERFFNFCGLDPEEARGLGVAHLARASSDIVSLAGPSAGPGSSEGGCSHRSSATVEERAVERVPYGVSVVERNARVIKWLYGLRQARETPAVEG